A genomic window from Triplophysa dalaica isolate WHDGS20190420 chromosome 24, ASM1584641v1, whole genome shotgun sequence includes:
- the agbl2 gene encoding cytosolic carboxypeptidase 2 isoform X5, whose product MQNVDGPYERLILLHLQHYGLISDNGSSVHSGVSRWDGNQDSTASDIIISLTESNDSNIEEQEEPKPCHNHFSLDKVLRTRQLVFDFDGERPIPRLRDPLDLLTIPSTSCPFQGVRWPIECEVIRDKIQHIEWDPKEPEPFYESTCNEEAPMPVREEKGNIVYCIDPATKTSYFTYSRVGGSRGTIKRATCCASPQEGSLVFESRFESGNLQKAVRVGQHAYELTLRSDLYTTKHTQWFYFRVRNMKAGVSYRFTVINLMKTSSLYSAGMRPLLYSEQAAWMKGEGWKRAGTNIRYYLNNTEQDGKPLYSLTWTIEFPYDSDTCYLAHCYPYTYSDLQRYLREVISDPVRAAHCKLRVLCRSLAGNAVYVLTITAPSNSLAERKAKRAVVVTARVHPGETNGSWMMQGFLEFLLSDEPDACLLRETFVFKVVPMLNPDGVVLGNYRCSLAGRDLNRNYRSMLRDSFPCIWHTRNMVKRLLTEREVVVYCDFHGHSRKNNVFMYGCTDRKDTSHCLHERIFPLMMSKNAKDMFSFRSCKFKMHKSKEGTGRIVMWRLGIRNSYTMESTFGGSSLGDRKGTHFSTRDLKSMGYSFCDTLLDFCDPDPAKITHCLEELGVLLRQEVRKKLGREVDSLDDLSDIDIESSTSGSNSTESDGLPVHLLNATNQQKQGKKKNLRSRKERNRLRQERVRSAGPKVIQRTVKHLAPVPSNEDMVKMRIQEKTLCTMKDSATQKVPCMVRANQTSRSWIPHPTPHIGVVDHVTVWVGRLDKVEPATNMHNGYSACSHSVSDDTGRNTTSSAPHPQGQPQRQTLLATSGQKRCPSVPASGNRTPSIPVHPHNIPFYPDFRSQPEIKGRLHVSNVIHRSQQKLRQERQAKGVHIPVKYFMPLDNMGTLRISHKTDAQGALGGFASPVTATEAKQTSKQAVRNASCFLPDLNSQTQQFGNQAATGGLMLGRTSIGNKPQLIIRRDAASTDSLSSEDKTLLSAS is encoded by the exons ATGCAG aacgTGGATGGTCCTTACGAGAGGCTCATTTTGCTACACCTTCAGCATTATGGATTAATCTCAG acAATGGCTCTTCTGTGCATTCAGGTGTCTCGAGATGGGATGGGAACCAAGACTCCACCGCCTCAGATATCATCATCTCGCTTACTGAGAGTAATGATTCCAACATAGAGGAACAGGAGGAACCAAAGCCATGTCACA ACCATTTCAGTCTAGACAAAGTTCTCAGAACCcggcagctagtgtttgacttTGATGGTGAGAGGCCTATTCCACGTCTGAGGGACCCGTTGGACCTTCTCACGATCCCGTCTACCTCCTGTCCATTCCAGGGTGTCCGCTGGCCCATAGAATGTGAAGTGATCCGTGACAAAATCCAGCACATAG AATGGGATCCAAAAGAGCCTGAGCCGTTCTATGAGTCGACATGTAATGAGGAAGCTCCCATGCCAGTACGGGAGGAGAAAGGAAATATAGTTTACTGCATAGACCCAG CCACAAAAACCTCCTACTTCACCTACTCTCGTGTGGGTGGCAGCAGAGGGACCATTAAACGTGCCACGTGCTGTGCCAGTCCTCAGGAGGGATCTTTAGTCTTCGAATCTCGTTTTGAGAGTGGAAACCTTCAGAAAGCGGTGCGAGT TGGTCAGCATGCCTATGAGCTGACTTTGCGCAGCGATTTGTACACCACTAAGCACACCCAGTGGTTTTACTTCCGGGTGAGGAACATGAAGGCGGGGGTCAGCTATCGCTTCACCGTTATCAACCTGATGAAGACTAGCAGTCTGTATAGTGCTGGCATGCGCCCGCTGCTTTACTCCGAACAGGCTGCGTGGATGAAGGGGGAGGGTTGGAAGCGAGCCGGAACTAACATCCg GTACTACCTAAACAATACGGAACAAGACGGTAAACCGCTGTACTCCCTCACCTGGACTATTGAGTTTCCTTATGACAGCGATACCTGCTACCTGGCCCACTGCTACCCATACACATATTCAGACCTGCAGCGATACCTGCGTGAGGTCATCTCAGACCCCGTCCGTGCGGCTCACTGTAAACTGCGGGTGCTTTGCCGTAGCCTGGCAGGCAATGCAGTGTACGTGTTGACTATAACGGCACCGTCCAACAGCTTGGCTGAACGTAAAGCCAAACGGGCAGTTGTGGTAACAGCGCGGGTCCACCCGGGAGAGACCAATGGTTCTTGGATGATGCAGGGTTTTTTGGAGTTCTTGTTGAGTGATGAGCCCGATGCCTGTCTGTTGAGGGAAACGTTTGTCTTTAAG GTTGTGCCCATGCTGAACCCTGACGGTGTGGTGCTGGGAAACTACCGCTGCTCATTGGCTGGCCGTGATCTGAACCGAAACTACCGGAGTATGCTACGGGATTCTTTTCCATGCATTTGGCACACTCGTAACATGGTGAAACG GTTGCTCACCGAGAGAGAGGTTGTGGTCTATTGCGACTTCCATGGTCACAGCAGgaaaaacaatgtgtttatgTACGGCTGTACCGATCGCAAGGACACCTCACATTGTCTTCATGAGCGCATCTTCCCTCTGATGATGAGCAAAAATGCTAAAGACATG TTTTCTTTTAGAAGTTGCAAGTTCAAAATGCACAAGAGCAAAGAGGGCACCGGTCGCATCGTCATGTGGAGACTAGGCATCAGAAACAGCTATACGATGGAGTCTACCTTTGGAGGCTCATCGTTAG GGGACAGAAAAGGCACACACTTCAGCACACGGGACCTGAAGTCAATGGGCTACAGCTTCTGTGACACTTTACTAGACTTCTGTGACCCCGACCCAGCTAAG ATTACACACTGTCTGGAGGAGCTGGGGGTGTTATTAAGGCAAGAGGTCAGAAAGAAGCTCGGAAGAGAGGTTGACTCCTTAGATGACCTCTCTGATATCGATATTGAGTCCAG CACAAGTGGATCCAACAGCACAGAATCAGACGGCCTTCCTGTTCATCTTTTAAATGCCACCAACCAG CAAAAACAAGGCAAGAAAAAAAACCTGCGAAGTCGTAAAGAAAGGAACCGGCTTAGGCAGGAAAGAGTTCGAAGTGCAGGACCCAAAGTTATTCAAAGGACCGTCAAACATTTG GCCCCTGTGCCCTCAAATGAAGATATGGTTAAAATGAGAATCCAGGAGAAAACATTATGCACCATGAAGGACAGTGCCACCCAAAAG GTGCCATGTATGGTAAGGGCCAATCAGACCAGCAGGTCTTGGATACCTCATCCCACCCCACACATAGGTGTTGTAGATCATGTGACTGTTTGGGTGGGCCGACTAGACAAG gTCGAACCGGCTACCAATATGCACAATGGTTATTCAGCTTGTAGCCACTCTGTCTCAG ATGATACTGGACGTAACACTACCTCATCCGCTCCTCACCCGCAGGGGCAACCTCAGCGCCAAACTCTCTTAGCCACCAGTGGTCAAAAAAGATGTCCCTCTGTCCCAGCCTCAGGAAACAGGACACCGTCCATACCAGTCCATCCGCACAACATACCCTTCTACCCTGATTTTAGATCACAACCAGAAATAAAAG GAAGACTCCATGTCTCAAACGTTATACATAGAAG CCAACAGAAACTCAGGCAGGAGAGACAAGCAAAAGGAGTCCATATTCCTGTGAAATACTTCATGCCATTAGACAACATGGGAACTTTAAGAATCAGTCACAAGACAGATGCACAAG GTGCTTTGGGTGGTTTTGCATCGCCAGTTACTGCCACTGAAGCCAAGCAAACCAGTAAACAAGCTGTAAGAAATGCCTCCTGTTTCCTCCCGGACCTGAACAG CCAAACTCAGCAGTTTGGTAACCAGGCTGCAACCGGAGGTCTGATGTTAGGGAGGACGTCCATAGGAAACAAACCACAACTGATTATCAGAAGAGATGCTGCTTCCACAGACAGCCTTAGTAGTGAGGACAA GACTCTTTTGTCCGCTAGCTGA
- the agbl2 gene encoding cytosolic carboxypeptidase 2 isoform X2, whose protein sequence is MQNVDGPYERLILLHLQHYGLISGVSRWDGNQDSTASDIIISLTESNDSNIEEQEEPKPCHNHFSLDKVLRTRQLVFDFDGERPIPRLRDPLDLLTIPSTSCPFQGVRWPIECEVIRDKIQHIEWDPKEPEPFYESTCNEEAPMPVREEKGNIVYCIDPATKTSYFTYSRVGGSRGTIKRATCCASPQEGSLVFESRFESGNLQKAVRVGQHAYELTLRSDLYTTKHTQWFYFRVRNMKAGVSYRFTVINLMKTSSLYSAGMRPLLYSEQAAWMKGEGWKRAGTNIRYYLNNTEQDGKPLYSLTWTIEFPYDSDTCYLAHCYPYTYSDLQRYLREVISDPVRAAHCKLRVLCRSLAGNAVYVLTITAPSNSLAERKAKRAVVVTARVHPGETNGSWMMQGFLEFLLSDEPDACLLRETFVFKVVPMLNPDGVVLGNYRCSLAGRDLNRNYRSMLRDSFPCIWHTRNMVKRLLTEREVVVYCDFHGHSRKNNVFMYGCTDRKDTSHCLHERIFPLMMSKNAKDMFSFRSCKFKMHKSKEGTGRIVMWRLGIRNSYTMESTFGGSSLGDRKGTHFSTRDLKSMGYSFCDTLLDFCDPDPAKITHCLEELGVLLRQEVRKKLGREVDSLDDLSDIDIESSTSGSNSTESDGLPVHLLNATNQQKQGKKKNLRSRKERNRLRQERVRSAGPKVIQRTVKHLAPVPSNEDMVKMRIQEKTLCTMKDSATQKVPCMVRANQTSRSWIPHPTPHIGVVDHVTVWVGRLDKVEPATNMHNGYSACSHSVSDDTGRNTTSSAPHPQGQPQRQTLLATSGQKRCPSVPASGNRTPSIPVHPHNIPFYPDFRSQPEIKGRLHVSNVIHRSQQKLRQERQAKGVHIPVKYFMPLDNMGTLRISHKTDAQGALGGFASPVTATEAKQTSKQAVRNASCFLPDLNSQTQQFGNQAATGGLMLGRTSIGNKPQLIIRRDAASTDSLSSEDKLPQEPKVNRCSPSKIKKVGQFSG, encoded by the exons ATGCAG aacgTGGATGGTCCTTACGAGAGGCTCATTTTGCTACACCTTCAGCATTATGGATTAATCTCAG GTGTCTCGAGATGGGATGGGAACCAAGACTCCACCGCCTCAGATATCATCATCTCGCTTACTGAGAGTAATGATTCCAACATAGAGGAACAGGAGGAACCAAAGCCATGTCACA ACCATTTCAGTCTAGACAAAGTTCTCAGAACCcggcagctagtgtttgacttTGATGGTGAGAGGCCTATTCCACGTCTGAGGGACCCGTTGGACCTTCTCACGATCCCGTCTACCTCCTGTCCATTCCAGGGTGTCCGCTGGCCCATAGAATGTGAAGTGATCCGTGACAAAATCCAGCACATAG AATGGGATCCAAAAGAGCCTGAGCCGTTCTATGAGTCGACATGTAATGAGGAAGCTCCCATGCCAGTACGGGAGGAGAAAGGAAATATAGTTTACTGCATAGACCCAG CCACAAAAACCTCCTACTTCACCTACTCTCGTGTGGGTGGCAGCAGAGGGACCATTAAACGTGCCACGTGCTGTGCCAGTCCTCAGGAGGGATCTTTAGTCTTCGAATCTCGTTTTGAGAGTGGAAACCTTCAGAAAGCGGTGCGAGT TGGTCAGCATGCCTATGAGCTGACTTTGCGCAGCGATTTGTACACCACTAAGCACACCCAGTGGTTTTACTTCCGGGTGAGGAACATGAAGGCGGGGGTCAGCTATCGCTTCACCGTTATCAACCTGATGAAGACTAGCAGTCTGTATAGTGCTGGCATGCGCCCGCTGCTTTACTCCGAACAGGCTGCGTGGATGAAGGGGGAGGGTTGGAAGCGAGCCGGAACTAACATCCg GTACTACCTAAACAATACGGAACAAGACGGTAAACCGCTGTACTCCCTCACCTGGACTATTGAGTTTCCTTATGACAGCGATACCTGCTACCTGGCCCACTGCTACCCATACACATATTCAGACCTGCAGCGATACCTGCGTGAGGTCATCTCAGACCCCGTCCGTGCGGCTCACTGTAAACTGCGGGTGCTTTGCCGTAGCCTGGCAGGCAATGCAGTGTACGTGTTGACTATAACGGCACCGTCCAACAGCTTGGCTGAACGTAAAGCCAAACGGGCAGTTGTGGTAACAGCGCGGGTCCACCCGGGAGAGACCAATGGTTCTTGGATGATGCAGGGTTTTTTGGAGTTCTTGTTGAGTGATGAGCCCGATGCCTGTCTGTTGAGGGAAACGTTTGTCTTTAAG GTTGTGCCCATGCTGAACCCTGACGGTGTGGTGCTGGGAAACTACCGCTGCTCATTGGCTGGCCGTGATCTGAACCGAAACTACCGGAGTATGCTACGGGATTCTTTTCCATGCATTTGGCACACTCGTAACATGGTGAAACG GTTGCTCACCGAGAGAGAGGTTGTGGTCTATTGCGACTTCCATGGTCACAGCAGgaaaaacaatgtgtttatgTACGGCTGTACCGATCGCAAGGACACCTCACATTGTCTTCATGAGCGCATCTTCCCTCTGATGATGAGCAAAAATGCTAAAGACATG TTTTCTTTTAGAAGTTGCAAGTTCAAAATGCACAAGAGCAAAGAGGGCACCGGTCGCATCGTCATGTGGAGACTAGGCATCAGAAACAGCTATACGATGGAGTCTACCTTTGGAGGCTCATCGTTAG GGGACAGAAAAGGCACACACTTCAGCACACGGGACCTGAAGTCAATGGGCTACAGCTTCTGTGACACTTTACTAGACTTCTGTGACCCCGACCCAGCTAAG ATTACACACTGTCTGGAGGAGCTGGGGGTGTTATTAAGGCAAGAGGTCAGAAAGAAGCTCGGAAGAGAGGTTGACTCCTTAGATGACCTCTCTGATATCGATATTGAGTCCAG CACAAGTGGATCCAACAGCACAGAATCAGACGGCCTTCCTGTTCATCTTTTAAATGCCACCAACCAG CAAAAACAAGGCAAGAAAAAAAACCTGCGAAGTCGTAAAGAAAGGAACCGGCTTAGGCAGGAAAGAGTTCGAAGTGCAGGACCCAAAGTTATTCAAAGGACCGTCAAACATTTG GCCCCTGTGCCCTCAAATGAAGATATGGTTAAAATGAGAATCCAGGAGAAAACATTATGCACCATGAAGGACAGTGCCACCCAAAAG GTGCCATGTATGGTAAGGGCCAATCAGACCAGCAGGTCTTGGATACCTCATCCCACCCCACACATAGGTGTTGTAGATCATGTGACTGTTTGGGTGGGCCGACTAGACAAG gTCGAACCGGCTACCAATATGCACAATGGTTATTCAGCTTGTAGCCACTCTGTCTCAG ATGATACTGGACGTAACACTACCTCATCCGCTCCTCACCCGCAGGGGCAACCTCAGCGCCAAACTCTCTTAGCCACCAGTGGTCAAAAAAGATGTCCCTCTGTCCCAGCCTCAGGAAACAGGACACCGTCCATACCAGTCCATCCGCACAACATACCCTTCTACCCTGATTTTAGATCACAACCAGAAATAAAAG GAAGACTCCATGTCTCAAACGTTATACATAGAAG CCAACAGAAACTCAGGCAGGAGAGACAAGCAAAAGGAGTCCATATTCCTGTGAAATACTTCATGCCATTAGACAACATGGGAACTTTAAGAATCAGTCACAAGACAGATGCACAAG GTGCTTTGGGTGGTTTTGCATCGCCAGTTACTGCCACTGAAGCCAAGCAAACCAGTAAACAAGCTGTAAGAAATGCCTCCTGTTTCCTCCCGGACCTGAACAG CCAAACTCAGCAGTTTGGTAACCAGGCTGCAACCGGAGGTCTGATGTTAGGGAGGACGTCCATAGGAAACAAACCACAACTGATTATCAGAAGAGATGCTGCTTCCACAGACAGCCTTAGTAGTGAGGACAA GTTGCCTCAGGAGCCCAAAGTCAACAGATGTTCTCCCTCAAAGATTAAAAAAGTTGGTCAGTTTTCTGGATAA